One region of Corvus moneduloides isolate bCorMon1 chromosome 1, bCorMon1.pri, whole genome shotgun sequence genomic DNA includes:
- the NACAD gene encoding NAC-alpha domain-containing protein 1 isoform X7, whose protein sequence is MDPSPGGSAPPPMPAIPPPMPAKEEARPPPEGASCDPGPAAAAPPGSPCRPPPPADPLDTRIVMGEETRCPPPEPRGGPPVPCPFPAPPKEPPPGRPPALDPELFFTAPSTPVRAGGARPPPHEEPTDGDSEGLCSPPTSPSGSYMTAEGGSWGSSGTASTSPSCSPNLAAEAEGLGEAEGEAEGLGGTLVLPPGLGDPPAFPPLSPEEEEEEEEDDDEDGPFALPGCADDEEDDDEDGQTPEEEEDEDEDEGSGLIPAALLPFRGSLLFQAEAVEISPRAPAEEEDEEDEGSTSASFLRSLSESSIPEGGDEAFAFRDDTDASSDSAAYDGDEDERLYGTERHAGDTGTPPGTPPALLGPAGVELHLHAGSPCHPPGQDTAPGSLGTPLAPPGGDAELDGDAFVTITGAWPPPEPPEELAATEGSGAAPGQGPCPELAVTGPVPRLLCAGDPQSHQLGGANGEPQDGPGGDSDGDNDIELSTGTADGHSELDSAAPSLGTSVTPTPLDEMDTAANNVVTPVSPSLMDTVYTDLVSPVIPTPLDEMDTAATSPVTPSPSDEPDTVATDMVTPGTPSPLDEPDTADTDVVTPSLMDSTATSLVAPSPSDAAATDAVTLVTPSPPDELDTMATSLVTPSPADELDTVATNLVTPSPPDEPDTVATSLVTPSPPDEPDTVATSLVTASPADEPDTVATSLVTPSPPDEPDTVATSLVTASPADELDAMAISLVTPVTPSPPDEPDTVATDLVTPVTPSPPDELDTVATDLVTASPPDEPDTVATDLVTPVTPSPSDEPDAVATSLVTPVTPSPPDEPDTVATSLVTPSPPDEPDTVATSLVTPSPSDELDTVATDLVTPVTPSPSDEPDAVATSLVTPVTPSPPDEPDTVATSLVTPSPPDEPDAVATDLVTPVTPSPPDEPDTVATDLVTPVTPSPPDEPDTVATDLVTPSPSDELDTVATDLVTPVTPSPPDELDIMAADLVTPVTPSLLDKMEVVDTVLVTPVTSTLKDAVAIDLVASVTPTLMATAATNLVTSVTPPPLDERHAAAIDLVTSVTPALLDTTDTAPVTPSVADTTDTTPVIPTPHDETATVTTDAATPSPMDTMATHPVTPSPPAAAPAPCPPPRAVSPVALAAGVAPSQESPAVPPCPLAQGTLSQPPGDVPEESEDAATASPKALSPELPDTSRSRTASSFVTAPEGSAGETPPRPPGPRGEPEEEEEEDEDAAPVPPSPQFTASEREVFVGIPPAPPELLPPPGAFSGRGAGPAVTAPLRGAPGALPPALQEPPTPRPGPEPPGHAAGGTDAKVPPSPPGPPAAPPEQQEEEEAVAGVAPGPLPAAGAQPGPPPEPPRPAPPKLSQVPPPATPAPLAPSPPRALPSQEPPPGLPLSRKHLEGSGNESESNDESIPELEEPEGSEPPPAQPQVPLGHALGPGEEPLSKAKQSRSEKKARKAMSKLGLRQIHGVTRITIRKSKNILFVISKPDVFKSPVSDIYIVFGEAKIEDLSQQVHKAAAEKFKVPLEHSALVTDAAPALAIKEESEEEEEVDETGLEVRDIELVMAQANVSRPKAVRALRHNNNDIVNAIMELTM, encoded by the exons ATGGATCCATCCCCAGGGGGCTCAG CCCCCCCGCCGATGCCTGCGATCCCCCCGCCGATGCCGGCCAAGGAAGAGGCTCGTCCCCCGCCCGAGGGGGCCAGCTGTgaccccggccccgccgccgccgccccccccggCTCTCCCTgccggccgcccccgcccgcggACCCGCTGGACACCCGCATTGTGATGGGGGAGGAGACGCGCTGCCCCCCGCCCGAGCCTCGGGGGGGGCCCCCCGTGCCTTGCCCCTTCCCCGCGCCCCCCAAGGAGCCCCCCCCGGGCCGCCCCCCCGCGCTGGACCCCGAGCTGTTCTTCACGGCCCCCTCGACGCCGGTgcgggcggggggggcgcggccGCCCCCCCACGAGGAGCCGACGGACGGGGACAGCGAGGGGCTGTGCTCGCCCCCCACGTCCCCCTCGGGGTCCTACATGACGGCCGAGGGCGGCAGCTGGGGCTCCTCGGGCACGGCCAGCACCTCCCCGTCCTGCTCCCCCAACCTGGCGGCCGAGGCTGAAGGCCTGGGCGAGGCTGAGGGCGAGGCTGAAGGTCTGGGGGGGACCCTGGTGCTGCCCCCCGGCCTGGGGGACCCCCCGGCCTTCCCCCCACTGTCccccgaggaggaggaggaggaggaggaggatgatgacGAAGACGGCCCCTTCGCCCTGCCGGGCTGTGCGGACgatgaggaggatgatgatgaggaTGGGCAGACgccggaggaggaggaggatgaggacgaGGACGAGGGCTCGGGACTGATCCCGGCGGCGCTGCTCCCGTTCCGCGGCAGCCTCCTCTTCCAGGCCGAGGCCGTGGAGATCTCGCCCCGGGCCCCCgccgaggaggaggacgaggaggacgaagGCAGCACCTCGGCGTCCTTCCTGCGCTCGCTGTCCGAGAGCTCCATCCCCGAGGGCGGGGACGAGGCTTTCGCCTTCCGCGACGACACCGACGCCTCCTCGGACTCGGCCGCCTACGACGGGGACGAGGACGAGCGGCTCTACGGCACCGAGCGGCAcgcgggggacacggggacacccccgggCACCCCCCCGGCACTCCTCGGCCCCGCCGGCGTCGAGCTCCACCTCCATGCCGGGTCCCCGTGTCACCCCCCGGGCCAGGACACGGCTCCCGGATctttggggacacccctggCACCCCCTGGAGGGGACGCAGAGCTGGACGGCGACGCCTTTGTCACCATCACGGGGGCGTGGCCCCCGCCGGAGCCCCCCGAGGAGCTGGCAGCGACAGAAGGTTCTGGAGCGGCGCCGGGACAGGGACcttgcccagagctggcagtcACTGGCCCTGTCCCCCGGCTGCTCTGTGCCGGGGAcccccagagccaccagctgGGGGGGGCCAATGGGGAGCCCCAGGACGGCCCTGGGGGTGACAGTGATGGTGACAATGACATTGAGCTCAGCACTGGGACAGCTGATGGCCACAGCGAGCTGGACTCTGCAGCCCCCAGCTTGGGGACATCAGTGACACCGACCCCCCTGGATGAGATGGACACTGCAGCCAATAATGTGGTGACACCAGTGTCACCCAGCCTGATGGACACAGTGTACACGGACCTGGTGTCACCAGTGATACCAACCCCACTGGACGAGATGGAcactgcagccaccagcccagTGACACCCAGCCCGTCTGATGAGCCGGACACTGTGGCCACTGACATGGTGACACCAGGGACACCAAGCCCACTGGATGAGCCAGACACTGCAGACACTGATGTGGTGACACCCAGCCTGATGGACAGCACAGCTACCAGCCTGGTGGCACCCAGCCCGTCAGATGCTGCAGCCACTGATGCAGTGACACTGGTGACACCAAGCCCCCCAGATGAGCTGGACACTATGGCCACCAGCCTGGTGACACCAAGCCCAGCAGATGAGCTGGACACTGTGGCCACTAACCTGGTGACACCAAGCCCACCAGATGAGCCGGACACTGTGGCCACCAGCCTGGTGACACCAAGCCCACCAGATGAGCCGGACACTGTGGCCACCAGCCTGGTGACAGCAAGCCCAGCAGATGAGCCGGACACTGTGGCCACCAGCCTGGTGACACCAAGCCCACCAGATGAGCCGGACACTGTGGCCACCAGCCTGGTGACAGCAAGCCCAGCAGATGAGCTGGACGCTATGGCCATCAGCCTggtgacaccagtgacaccaagCCCACCAGATGAGCCAGATACTGTGGCCACTGACCTggtgacaccagtgacaccaagCCCACCAGATGAGCTGGACACTGTGGCCACTGACCTGGTGACAGCAAGCCCACCAGATGAGCCGGACACTGTGGCCACCGACCTGGTGACACCTGTGACACCAAGCCCATCAGATGAGCCGGATGCTGTGGCCACCAGCCTGGTGACACCTGTGACACCAAGCCCACCAGATGAGCCGGACACTGTGGCCACCAGCCTGGTGACACCAAGCCCACCAGATGAGCCGGACACTGTGGCCACCAGCCTGGTGACACCAAGCCCATCAGATGAGCTGGACACTGTGGCCACCGACCTGGTGACACCTGTGACACCAAGCCCATCAGATGAGCCGGATGCTGTGGCCACCAGCCTGGTGACACCTGTGACACCAAGCCCACCAGATGAGCCGGACACTGTGGCCACCAGCCTGGTGACACCAAGCCCACCAGATGAGCCGGACGCTGTGGCCACCGACCTggtgacaccagtgacaccaagCCCACCAGATGAACCAGACACTGTGGCCACCGACCTggtgacaccagtgacaccaagCCCACCAGATGAACCAGACACTGTGGCCACTGACCTGGTGACACCAAGCCCATCAGATGAGCTGGACACTGTGGCCACTGACCTggtgacaccagtgacaccaagCCCACCAGATGAGCTGGACATCATGGCCGCTGACCTGGTGACACCGGTGACACCCAGCCTGCTGGACAAGATGGAAGTTGTGGACACTGTCCTGGTCACACCAGTGACATCCACCCTGAAGGATGCTGTGGCCATTGACTTGGTGGCATCAGTGACACCCACCCTGATGGCCACTGCAGCCACCAACCTGGTGACATCAGTGACGCCACCACCCCTGGATGAGAGGCATGCTGCGGCCATCGACCTGGTGACATCGGTGACACCTGCCCTGTTGGACACCACAGACACCGCCCCAGTGACCCCAAGCGTGGCGGACACCACGGATACCACACCGGTGATACCAACCCCCCACGATGAGACGGCCACCGTGACCACTGACGCAGCGACCCCCAGCCCAATGGACACCATGGCCACCCACCCGgtgacccccagccccccggccgctgctcctgccccatgtccccctcCCCGGGCCGTGTCCCCCGTGGCTTTGGCAGCCGGGGTGGCCCCATCCCAAGagtccccagctgtccccccgtgtcccctggcACAGGGGACGCTGTCACAGCCCCCTGGGGATGTCCCTGAGGAGTCGGAGGATGCGGCCACCGCCTCGCCCAAGGCTTTGTCCCCGGAGCTGCCGGACACGTCGCGCTCCCGCACCGCCTCCAGCTTCGTCACCGCCCCCGAGGGCAGCGCCGGAGagacccccccgcgcccccccgggccccgcgGAGAGcccgaggaggaggaagaagaggatgagGATGCGGCCCCCGTGCCCCCCTCGCCGCAGTTCACGGCCTCGGAGCGGGAGGTGTTTGTGGGGatccccccggccccccccgaACTGCTCCCACCACCCGGTGCCTTTtcggggcgcggggccgggccggctGTCACCGCCCCGCTCCGGGGGGCCCCGGGGGCCCTGCCCCCCGCCCTGCAGGAGCCGCCCACCCCCCGGCCGGGCCCTGAGCCCCCCGGCCACGCTGCAGGGGGCACCGATGCCAAAGTCCCCCCAAGtcccccgggcccccccgcggccccccccgagcagcaggaggaagaggaggccgTGGCGGGGGTCGCACCCGGCCCTCTGCCAGCTGCGGGGGCTCAGCCGGGGCCTCCTCCCGAGCCCCCCCGCCCTGCGCCCCCCAAACTCAGCCAAGTGCCTCCTCCCGCCACGCCGGCCCCGCTggccccgagccccccccgggccctccccagccaggagccccccccggggctgcccctcTCCAGGAAGCACCTCGAAG GGTCCGGGAACGAGTCTGAGAGCAACGACGAGTCCATCCCGGAGCTGGAGGAACCCGAGGGCTCGGAGCcgccccctgcccagccccag GTGCCCCTCGGCCACGCCCTCGGCCCCGGAGAGGAACCGCTCAGCAAAGCCAAGCAGAGCCGCAGCGAGAAGAAGGCCCGGAag GCCATGTCCAAGCTGGGGCTGCGGCAGATCCACGGTGTCACCCGCATCACTATCCGCAAATCCAAGAACATCCTGTTCGTCATTTCCAAACCCGACGTCTTCAAGAGCCCCGTGTCCGACATCTACATCGTCTTCGGGGAGGCCAAG ATCGAGGACCTGTCCCAGCAAGTGCACAAGGCAGCGGCTGAGAAGTTCAAGGTGCCCCTGGAGCACTCGGCACTCGTGACCGACGCTGCACCTGCCCTGGCCATCAAGGAGGAgagcgaggaggaggaggag GTGGACGAGACGGGGCTGGAGGTGCGGGACATCGAGCTGGTGATGGCCCAGGCCAACGTGTCACGGCCCAAGGCCGTGCGAGCGCTGCGGCACAACAACAACGACATCGTCAACGCCATCATG GAACTGACCATGTAG
- the NACAD gene encoding NAC-alpha domain-containing protein 1 isoform X8, translating into MDPSPGGSAPPPMPAIPPPMPAKEEARPPPEGASCDPGPAAAAPPGSPCRPPPPADPLDTRIVMGEETRCPPPEPRGGPPVPCPFPAPPKEPPPGRPPALDPELFFTAPSTPVRAGGARPPPHEEPTDGDSEGLCSPPTSPSGSYMTAEGGSWGSSGTASTSPSCSPNLAAEAEGLGEAEGEAEGLGGTLVLPPGLGDPPAFPPLSPEEEEEEEEDDDEDGPFALPGCADDEEDDDEDGQTPEEEEDEDEDEGSGLIPAALLPFRGSLLFQAEAVEISPRAPAEEEDEEDEGSTSASFLRSLSESSIPEGGDEAFAFRDDTDASSDSAAYDGDEDERLYGTERHAGDTGTPPGTPPALLGPAGVELHLHAGSPCHPPGQDTAPGSLGTPLAPPGGDAELDGDAFVTITGAWPPPEPPEELAATEGSGAAPGQGPCPELAVTGPVPRLLCAGDPQSHQLGGANGEPQDGPGGDSDGDNDIELSTGTADGHSELDSAAPSLGTSVTPTPLDEMDTAANNVVTPVSPSLMDTVYTDLVSPVIPTPLDEMDTAATSPVTPSPSDEPDTVATDMVTPGTPSPLDEPDTADTDVVTPSLMDSTATSLVAPSPSDAAATDAVTLVTPSPPDELDTMATSLVTPSPADELDTVATNLVTPSPPDEPDTVATSLVTPSPPDEPDTVATSLVTASPADEPDTVATSLVTPSPPDEPDTVATSLVTASPADELDAMAISLVTPVTPSPPDEPDTVATDLVTPVTPSPPDELDTVATDLVTASPPDEPDTVATDLVTPVTPSPSDEPDAVATSLVTPVTPSPPDEPDTVATSLVTPSPPDEPDTVATSLVTPSPSDELDTVATDLVTPVTPSPSDELDIMAADLVTPVTPSLLDKMEVVDTVLVTPVTSTLKDAVAIDLVASVTPTLMATAATNLVTSVTPPPLDERHAAAIDLVTSVTPALLDTTDTAPVTPSVADTTDTTPVIPTPHDETATVTTDAATPSPMDTMATHPVTPSPPAAAPAPCPPPRAVSPVALAAGVAPSQESPAVPPCPLAQGTLSQPPGDVPEESEDAATASPKALSPELPDTSRSRTASSFVTAPEGSAGETPPRPPGPRGEPEEEEEEDEDAAPVPPSPQFTASEREVFVGIPPAPPELLPPPGAFSGRGAGPAVTAPLRGAPGALPPALQEPPTPRPGPEPPGHAAGGTDAKVPPSPPGPPAAPPEQQEEEEAVAGVAPGPLPAAGAQPGPPPEPPRPAPPKLSQVPPPATPAPLAPSPPRALPSQEPPPGLPLSRKHLEAPQPSPQKEPEPRGRAGGPGAGGGRAAPRGSLQSESSSSSEAEAPRPPPAPQRCQPNHRGSGNESESNDESIPELEEPEGSEPPPAQPQVPLGHALGPGEEPLSKAKQSRSEKKARKAMSKLGLRQIHGVTRITIRKSKNILFVISKPDVFKSPVSDIYIVFGEAKIEDLSQQVHKAAAEKFKVPLEHSALVTDAAPALAIKEESEEEEEVDETGLEVRDIELVMAQANVSRPKAVRALRHNNNDIVNAIMELTM; encoded by the exons ATGGATCCATCCCCAGGGGGCTCAG CCCCCCCGCCGATGCCTGCGATCCCCCCGCCGATGCCGGCCAAGGAAGAGGCTCGTCCCCCGCCCGAGGGGGCCAGCTGTgaccccggccccgccgccgccgccccccccggCTCTCCCTgccggccgcccccgcccgcggACCCGCTGGACACCCGCATTGTGATGGGGGAGGAGACGCGCTGCCCCCCGCCCGAGCCTCGGGGGGGGCCCCCCGTGCCTTGCCCCTTCCCCGCGCCCCCCAAGGAGCCCCCCCCGGGCCGCCCCCCCGCGCTGGACCCCGAGCTGTTCTTCACGGCCCCCTCGACGCCGGTgcgggcggggggggcgcggccGCCCCCCCACGAGGAGCCGACGGACGGGGACAGCGAGGGGCTGTGCTCGCCCCCCACGTCCCCCTCGGGGTCCTACATGACGGCCGAGGGCGGCAGCTGGGGCTCCTCGGGCACGGCCAGCACCTCCCCGTCCTGCTCCCCCAACCTGGCGGCCGAGGCTGAAGGCCTGGGCGAGGCTGAGGGCGAGGCTGAAGGTCTGGGGGGGACCCTGGTGCTGCCCCCCGGCCTGGGGGACCCCCCGGCCTTCCCCCCACTGTCccccgaggaggaggaggaggaggaggaggatgatgacGAAGACGGCCCCTTCGCCCTGCCGGGCTGTGCGGACgatgaggaggatgatgatgaggaTGGGCAGACgccggaggaggaggaggatgaggacgaGGACGAGGGCTCGGGACTGATCCCGGCGGCGCTGCTCCCGTTCCGCGGCAGCCTCCTCTTCCAGGCCGAGGCCGTGGAGATCTCGCCCCGGGCCCCCgccgaggaggaggacgaggaggacgaagGCAGCACCTCGGCGTCCTTCCTGCGCTCGCTGTCCGAGAGCTCCATCCCCGAGGGCGGGGACGAGGCTTTCGCCTTCCGCGACGACACCGACGCCTCCTCGGACTCGGCCGCCTACGACGGGGACGAGGACGAGCGGCTCTACGGCACCGAGCGGCAcgcgggggacacggggacacccccgggCACCCCCCCGGCACTCCTCGGCCCCGCCGGCGTCGAGCTCCACCTCCATGCCGGGTCCCCGTGTCACCCCCCGGGCCAGGACACGGCTCCCGGATctttggggacacccctggCACCCCCTGGAGGGGACGCAGAGCTGGACGGCGACGCCTTTGTCACCATCACGGGGGCGTGGCCCCCGCCGGAGCCCCCCGAGGAGCTGGCAGCGACAGAAGGTTCTGGAGCGGCGCCGGGACAGGGACcttgcccagagctggcagtcACTGGCCCTGTCCCCCGGCTGCTCTGTGCCGGGGAcccccagagccaccagctgGGGGGGGCCAATGGGGAGCCCCAGGACGGCCCTGGGGGTGACAGTGATGGTGACAATGACATTGAGCTCAGCACTGGGACAGCTGATGGCCACAGCGAGCTGGACTCTGCAGCCCCCAGCTTGGGGACATCAGTGACACCGACCCCCCTGGATGAGATGGACACTGCAGCCAATAATGTGGTGACACCAGTGTCACCCAGCCTGATGGACACAGTGTACACGGACCTGGTGTCACCAGTGATACCAACCCCACTGGACGAGATGGAcactgcagccaccagcccagTGACACCCAGCCCGTCTGATGAGCCGGACACTGTGGCCACTGACATGGTGACACCAGGGACACCAAGCCCACTGGATGAGCCAGACACTGCAGACACTGATGTGGTGACACCCAGCCTGATGGACAGCACAGCTACCAGCCTGGTGGCACCCAGCCCGTCAGATGCTGCAGCCACTGATGCAGTGACACTGGTGACACCAAGCCCCCCAGATGAGCTGGACACTATGGCCACCAGCCTGGTGACACCAAGCCCAGCAGATGAGCTGGACACTGTGGCCACTAACCTGGTGACACCAAGCCCACCAGATGAGCCGGACACTGTGGCCACCAGCCTGGTGACACCAAGCCCACCAGATGAGCCGGACACTGTGGCCACCAGCCTGGTGACAGCAAGCCCAGCAGATGAGCCGGACACTGTGGCCACCAGCCTGGTGACACCAAGCCCACCAGATGAGCCGGACACTGTGGCCACCAGCCTGGTGACAGCAAGCCCAGCAGATGAGCTGGACGCTATGGCCATCAGCCTggtgacaccagtgacaccaagCCCACCAGATGAGCCAGATACTGTGGCCACTGACCTggtgacaccagtgacaccaagCCCACCAGATGAGCTGGACACTGTGGCCACTGACCTGGTGACAGCAAGCCCACCAGATGAGCCGGACACTGTGGCCACCGACCTGGTGACACCTGTGACACCAAGCCCATCAGATGAGCCGGATGCTGTGGCCACCAGCCTGGTGACACCTGTGACACCAAGCCCACCAGATGAGCCGGACACTGTGGCCACCAGCCTGGTGACACCAAGCCCACCAGATGAGCCGGACACTGTGGCCACCAGCCTGGTGACACCAAGCCCATCAGATGAGCTGGACACTGTGGCCACCGACCTGGTGACACCTGTGACACCAAGCCCATCAG ATGAGCTGGACATCATGGCCGCTGACCTGGTGACACCGGTGACACCCAGCCTGCTGGACAAGATGGAAGTTGTGGACACTGTCCTGGTCACACCAGTGACATCCACCCTGAAGGATGCTGTGGCCATTGACTTGGTGGCATCAGTGACACCCACCCTGATGGCCACTGCAGCCACCAACCTGGTGACATCAGTGACGCCACCACCCCTGGATGAGAGGCATGCTGCGGCCATCGACCTGGTGACATCGGTGACACCTGCCCTGTTGGACACCACAGACACCGCCCCAGTGACCCCAAGCGTGGCGGACACCACGGATACCACACCGGTGATACCAACCCCCCACGATGAGACGGCCACCGTGACCACTGACGCAGCGACCCCCAGCCCAATGGACACCATGGCCACCCACCCGgtgacccccagccccccggccgctgctcctgccccatgtccccctcCCCGGGCCGTGTCCCCCGTGGCTTTGGCAGCCGGGGTGGCCCCATCCCAAGagtccccagctgtccccccgtgtcccctggcACAGGGGACGCTGTCACAGCCCCCTGGGGATGTCCCTGAGGAGTCGGAGGATGCGGCCACCGCCTCGCCCAAGGCTTTGTCCCCGGAGCTGCCGGACACGTCGCGCTCCCGCACCGCCTCCAGCTTCGTCACCGCCCCCGAGGGCAGCGCCGGAGagacccccccgcgcccccccgggccccgcgGAGAGcccgaggaggaggaagaagaggatgagGATGCGGCCCCCGTGCCCCCCTCGCCGCAGTTCACGGCCTCGGAGCGGGAGGTGTTTGTGGGGatccccccggccccccccgaACTGCTCCCACCACCCGGTGCCTTTtcggggcgcggggccgggccggctGTCACCGCCCCGCTCCGGGGGGCCCCGGGGGCCCTGCCCCCCGCCCTGCAGGAGCCGCCCACCCCCCGGCCGGGCCCTGAGCCCCCCGGCCACGCTGCAGGGGGCACCGATGCCAAAGTCCCCCCAAGtcccccgggcccccccgcggccccccccgagcagcaggaggaagaggaggccgTGGCGGGGGTCGCACCCGGCCCTCTGCCAGCTGCGGGGGCTCAGCCGGGGCCTCCTCCCGAGCCCCCCCGCCCTGCGCCCCCCAAACTCAGCCAAGTGCCTCCTCCCGCCACGCCGGCCCCGCTggccccgagccccccccgggccctccccagccaggagccccccccggggctgcccctcTCCAGGAAGCACCTCGAAG ccccccagccctccccgcAGAAGGAGCCggagccccggggccgggcagggggcccaggggctggggggggccgggccgccccccgGGGGTCTCTGCAGTCGGAGTCGAGCTCGTCCAGCGAGGCTGaggccccccggccccccccggccccccagCGCTGCCAGCCCAACCATCGAG GGTCCGGGAACGAGTCTGAGAGCAACGACGAGTCCATCCCGGAGCTGGAGGAACCCGAGGGCTCGGAGCcgccccctgcccagccccag GTGCCCCTCGGCCACGCCCTCGGCCCCGGAGAGGAACCGCTCAGCAAAGCCAAGCAGAGCCGCAGCGAGAAGAAGGCCCGGAag GCCATGTCCAAGCTGGGGCTGCGGCAGATCCACGGTGTCACCCGCATCACTATCCGCAAATCCAAGAACATCCTGTTCGTCATTTCCAAACCCGACGTCTTCAAGAGCCCCGTGTCCGACATCTACATCGTCTTCGGGGAGGCCAAG ATCGAGGACCTGTCCCAGCAAGTGCACAAGGCAGCGGCTGAGAAGTTCAAGGTGCCCCTGGAGCACTCGGCACTCGTGACCGACGCTGCACCTGCCCTGGCCATCAAGGAGGAgagcgaggaggaggaggag GTGGACGAGACGGGGCTGGAGGTGCGGGACATCGAGCTGGTGATGGCCCAGGCCAACGTGTCACGGCCCAAGGCCGTGCGAGCGCTGCGGCACAACAACAACGACATCGTCAACGCCATCATG GAACTGACCATGTAG